TGAGAAGGTATTGTTTCTTTGGCCTAAAATGAGGTTTTCTCTCATGCATGAAGAAGTACGGcagaaaatatgcatatattttgttattatgtGTTACAATACCTATTCTCATTATACAAACTGATACGTAcctaagatttattttatggcTGGAACATttaggtgcggtttggatagtgagagatgagatgagatggttttagatgaaaattgaaagttaaataaaatattgttaaaatattattttttaatatgattattgttttgggatttgaaaaacttgaattgtttattatattttgtgggaatttagaaaagttgtaatgatgagatgagataaaacactttcactaataaaaatggagaaaaaggaTGGTGGTCAGATATAtggcttttttatatttattggtGCCAAATTACATCATACATTGTTTTTCCTCAGAATCGGCAAAACTTTTCCCAGCTGCTTGGTGATGGAAAAGCTTCCTCAATCAGGACTGCACGTGTGCGAATGCATgggaaaagaagaggaagaggtggAGCAATGCCTCTCTTGAAACATGAAAACACAGATGTGAGTTCTGTTAAGGAGACTGCATCCAGTATATCTGATATTTCTAAAGCTTTCAGCATTAAGTTTGTTCGACTTAATGGTATTCTTTTCACTCGTACAAGGTATATACTGTCAACATTTATATTTCTGGTGTATTTAAGATATACCTATGAAATGAATACTTtctgatatataatatattctacaGTCTGGAAACATTTGGAGATGTTTTCTCTATGGTTAGAGTTGATTTGCTTGAGCTTCTTTCTTCTGGGCCAGAAGATGCATACAATTTTGGTTCAAATGCTGCAGACAGTGGAATGACGATTCTTAGGCTTATAACAATTCTTATAGCCACAGCTCACATTGTTAGTAGGGAAAATGAGAATCAGTCATGTGCTAAAATGTTACAACGTTCGGTTTTGCTTCAGAATGCATATACTGCCATCTTTGAGTTTATGGGGCTCATACTTGAGAGATGCATGCAACTGTTTGATCCATCGAAAAGCTATTTACTGCCTGGAGTGCTGATTTTTATGGAGTGGTTAGCCTGTCATCCTGAAATTGCAGCTGGCAGTGAAGTTGAGGAGAAAGAAGCTGCTGCTAGGTCATTTTTCTGGAGTATTTGCGTTTCATTCTTGAACAAGCTCTTGTCAAGTGGATTAATTTCTGTTcttgaggatgaagatgaaacTTGTTTTGTTAATATGACTAGGTATGATGAAGGTGAAACTGCCAATCGGCTTGCACTGTGGGAGGACTACGAATTGAGAGGTTTTCTCCCTCTCGTTCCTGCACATATGATTCTTGATTTTTCAAGGAAGCAATCTTTGGGGAGTGATAATAGTGATAAGGAGAGACAAGCTCGCTTTCAAAGGATTATAGCAGCTGGAAAGTCTCTTGTTAGCATAGTTTGGGTTGGGCAAGAATATGTATCTTTTGATCCAATGCTGAAGAAGTTTGCGATTGGCATTGAATCTCATATATGTGATGATTTTGTGCTTACTAGTTCTTGGGAGATGCCTGTTTCAAATGGCATGGGACATCCACCGGGGAAGAAAATGAATGTGGGAAATTTGCAGCCAGAGGCACAGCCATATTTAGAAGGGGAAGAAGAGGATGAGATTATTGTTTTCCAACCATCTGTGACTGATAATCATGCAGATGCGATTGATCCcaagttttcttataattttcatgCCCCCCTTGGCAATGCCCCCCTGGGTGACAAGGGATGTTGTATCGAATCTGTTTCAGCCCCACTTGATGGTAAAATATCAGAGAGCACTTTAGATACTGATTCAATTAACCCAAATGCTCCAATATCTCTTACTACCATTCTGCCCCAACATCTGCAATCAATACAACCATGTAATTCAAAGTGGCTGCTGGAGCAACAAGTTTGTCTTGCCAATGGATTGAACAGTTTGAACTTAACAGAGAATAGGCTTGTTGGGAAACCTAGTTTGCAAGAACATTTTGAAGTTTTGGAGCCGGCTGCACTCTCAGATGCCCTCCCACAGACTCTGGATATCAGTGCTGGCAATGAGCTTTTTGCTCAGGTTTCTGACTCCAGGATACCATCCAAGTTTGATTCAACTATGTCTACTGGAGCCAGGTTTGATAGTCTCTCTCTGAACTCATCAATGACCTTGCCAGCAAGTTTAAGAAAGAATCGAATGAGCAGGCCGCTGAGGCACTTTGGTCCTCCACCTGGATTTGGCCCTGTTCCTCCAAAACCAGTGGGCGAGTCCTTGTCTATGACTACTTTGGAGAAAGAGACTTTGAAGCTAGATGATTATAGCTGGCTAGATGGATATCAGTTACCATTGCCAACTAAGGACACTGTGTTTGACAAGCCTGTCACTCACACTGCACAATCGTATCATCAAGCAAGCAAGGGCAATATGGGTATGATATGTTTTCCATTTCCCGGAAAACAAGTTCCAACTTTGCAAGTCCAAATGGAGAACCAGAAAAACTGGCAGGGATACCAGGCTCCTGATTATCTGAAAGTATACCAGAGGTGGCAGCAACAACAGCAACTTTGTAAAATAAATCAGGACTCTATTCCCATGCCAAAGCAGTATGAAGGACAAACGTTGTGGGATGGCCATTTCTTTGTGTGAGGTCATTATGAGAACATAGATGGTAAATTGTTAATCAGCAatgttttttttgtctttttgctTCCGAGTTTCTgtactcttaaaaaaatcactGTCACTATTacatttgtaaattttttaccGGACAGAATTTGCtgattcatttccttttttcagGTTTTGAAGAATCTACTGTTGTGATCAATCCTGTGGGCTGGCACAACACTAATTCAGCGTCACCTTTTTGCAGTCCTGCTGCCATTTTTATTAAGCTTTGTTGGAGAGCATGTCGTGGAGTTTTTCAAGTGCCTGCTTTTGAACAggtctctttctccctctctacCATGTGcaattgcataatttttttccctatttCAGGTGCATTACATATACTTACATGTTCTGTATGAGGTAGTAGTTTGCCTGCCATGCCCACAATGTACATATATGTCATGGGATGCAGGTATAGTGACAATTGAAACTAAGGTGAAATTTTGGTTAgaatgtacaattttttttttttccaaaaatggttAGTTTATCTGCAATGCACAGACTGGTGGCCATCTGAGCATTTATGATGCAATCTAGGTCTGATTTTTTTGTGCCACAAACCAACCCACTCCCCATATTATACAGGGGATTGGAGAATTGCAGTAGATTACTTTGCCAATGATCTTAATCCATGGCCTAAATAAATTTTCTGTGTCTTTTGATCAGCTTGTGCTGAGGTCCCAGACTGGATAGGCGGTGATGAAAAGGGAGCAAGTTgggaaaaatggaaaatttactGAAGAAAACTGATGGTTGGATGTTGGTCACAAAAATTTGTACCCCGGCACTGGGTGGGGACCGCCCAATGTTTGGATTGACATAAAATAAGAAAGCACGAGTTTATCCCATGTACTTTCTCGAGGAAAAAGTTAGTTTCAGGAGGAATGCTACTAGTCAGTGCATCATTGCTGTAGCAGGCAACCGATTGATAGAAAGCTATTGAGGCAATTTTGCATGAGCTACTTGAAAGCTTCCAGTTATCAGATTCAAAAGGGTTTGTGGAAAATAGGGTTTGGCTAAATATGTAGTCGGATTTGGGATGTTATGTGATAAATAAAGCATGTTCTGCGAGCAGAGACACATTTTGGGGTTTTTAGCTATTTGGTTTTTAGAGCGTTCATGTTTCTCGGTGAATGCTTGACGTGATTGTTGGTATTGGAACACTATTTTTCGAGCATTTGTTAATGGCAATACGTGGGTTTTGGTATTTCTGTTGATGTCTAGGTTTCATTGTTCAATAACTTACTGCCTTGTGTTGGAGTTTCATCAACCATATAAAATCCTTCCAAATTACGATTTGAAAA
This genomic interval from Juglans regia cultivar Chandler chromosome 3, Walnut 2.0, whole genome shotgun sequence contains the following:
- the LOC109011588 gene encoding protein SMG7-like isoform X2, which translates into the protein MMAVLMDNSLDLSSRERAQRLYKLNVDLENKRRRLARASIPSDPTAWQRMRDNFEGIILEDHTFSEQHDVEFGLWQLHYRRIEELRSHLNDSLDSNGSAMIQDGKSSSRPDRISKIRSQFKTFLSEATGFYHDLMLKIRAKYGLPLNCFPGDPENQFVVSKDGNKSAEMKKCWISCHRCLIYLGDLSRYKGLYGDADSKSRDYAAASSYYMQASSIWPSSGNPHHQLALLASYSGDELVTIFRYFRSLAVDNPFSTARDNLIIAFEKNRQNFSQLLGDGKASSIRTARVRMHGKRRGRGGAMPLLKHENTDVSSVKETASSISDISKAFSIKFVRLNGILFTRTSLETFGDVFSMVRVDLLELLSSGPEDAYNFGSNAADSGMTILRLITILIATAHIVSRENENQSCAKMLQRSVLLQNAYTAIFEFMGLILERCMQLFDPSKSYLLPGVLIFMEWLACHPEIAAGSEVEEKEAAARYDEGETANRLALWEDYELRGFLPLVPAHMILDFSRKQSLGSDNSDKERQARFQRIIAAGKSLVSIVWVGQEYVSFDPMLKKFAIGIESHICDDFVLTSSWEMPVSNGMGHPPGKKMNVGNLQPEAQPYLEGEEEDEIIVFQPSVTDNHADAIDPKFSYNFHAPLGNAPLGDKGCCIESVSAPLDGKISESTLDTDSINPNAPISLTTILPQHLQSIQPCNSKWLLEQQVCLANGLNSLNLTENRLVGKPSLQEHFEVLEPAALSDALPQTLDISAGNELFAQVSDSRIPSKFDSTMSTGARFDSLSLNSSMTLPASLRKNRMSRPLRHFGPPPGFGPVPPKPVGESLSMTTLEKETLKLDDYSWLDGYQLPLPTKDTVFDKPVTHTAQSYHQASKGNMGMICFPFPGKQVPTLQVQMENQKNWQGYQAPDYLKVYQRWQQQQQLCKINQDSIPMPKQYEGQTLWDGHFFV
- the LOC109011588 gene encoding protein SMG7-like isoform X1, which translates into the protein MMAVLMDNSLDLSSRERAQRLYKLNVDLENKRRRLARASIPSDPTAWQRMRDNFEGIILEDHTFSEQHDVEFGLWQLHYRRIEELRSHLNDSLDSNGSAMIQDGKSSSRPDRISKIRSQFKTFLSEATGFYHDLMLKIRAKYGLPLNCFPGDPENQFVVSKDGNKSAEMKKCWISCHRCLIYLGDLSRYKGLYGDADSKSRDYAAASSYYMQASSIWPSSGNPHHQLALLASYSGDELVTIFRYFRSLAVDNPFSTARDNLIIAFEKNRQNFSQLLGDGKASSIRTARVRMHGKRRGRGGAMPLLKHENTDVSSVKETASSISDISKAFSIKFVRLNGILFTRTSLETFGDVFSMVRVDLLELLSSGPEDAYNFGSNAADSGMTILRLITILIATAHIVSRENENQSCAKMLQRSVLLQNAYTAIFEFMGLILERCMQLFDPSKSYLLPGVLIFMEWLACHPEIAAGSEVEEKEAAARSFFWSICVSFLNKLLSSGLISVLEDEDETCFVNMTRYDEGETANRLALWEDYELRGFLPLVPAHMILDFSRKQSLGSDNSDKERQARFQRIIAAGKSLVSIVWVGQEYVSFDPMLKKFAIGIESHICDDFVLTSSWEMPVSNGMGHPPGKKMNVGNLQPEAQPYLEGEEEDEIIVFQPSVTDNHADAIDPKFSYNFHAPLGNAPLGDKGCCIESVSAPLDGKISESTLDTDSINPNAPISLTTILPQHLQSIQPCNSKWLLEQQVCLANGLNSLNLTENRLVGKPSLQEHFEVLEPAALSDALPQTLDISAGNELFAQVSDSRIPSKFDSTMSTGARFDSLSLNSSMTLPASLRKNRMSRPLRHFGPPPGFGPVPPKPVGESLSMTTLEKETLKLDDYSWLDGYQLPLPTKDTVFDKPVTHTAQSYHQASKGNMGMICFPFPGKQVPTLQVQMENQKNWQGYQAPDYLKVYQRWQQQQQLCKINQDSIPMPKQYEGQTLWDGHFFV